Proteins encoded in a region of the Myxococcus guangdongensis genome:
- the panD gene encoding aspartate 1-decarboxylase: MRRILFKSKIHRATVTQADLDYEGSVTIDEELMRAARIVPHEKVAVWNVTRGTRLETYALNGARGSGVICINGAAAHLNQPGDLVILATFAEVEEDEVSDWEPTVVFVDGDNRIITGRHVELPGPLRREA; the protein is encoded by the coding sequence ATGCGACGCATCCTGTTCAAGTCCAAGATTCATCGCGCCACCGTCACCCAGGCGGACCTCGACTACGAGGGCTCGGTCACCATCGACGAGGAGCTCATGAGGGCCGCGCGCATCGTCCCGCACGAGAAGGTCGCCGTGTGGAACGTGACACGAGGCACGCGGCTGGAGACCTACGCGCTCAACGGCGCGCGCGGCAGCGGCGTCATCTGCATCAACGGCGCGGCCGCCCACCTCAACCAGCCCGGCGACCTCGTCATCCTCGCCACCTTCGCGGAGGTGGAGGAGGACGAGGTCTCCGACTGGGAGCCCACCGTCGTGTTCGTCGACGGCGACAACCGCATCATCACCGGCCGGCACGTCGAGCTGCCGGGTCCCCTGCGTCGCGAGGCCTGA
- a CDS encoding LLM class flavin-dependent oxidoreductase has product MPMPIQVFTTCPRSAEPEAFHSRALRTFELTERAGFTGTLIYTGNDVTVEPWFLAQELVTRHPRLSPLVAVNPIYMHPFTVARFISALASIHGRRCHLNLVAGTSLRDLEALDEELSHDERYQRVREFARIVMGLCSSTSPYSFGGDFYGVANLLLRPPVPAALRPGLFVAGQSAGASQTATALQACGLGMLQPDLGVLPAGSRGVHLGLVCRDTDAQAWSAAHALFPPDERGERMQRFSARNTDAVWKARMLSLADDKVAGVEGYWLEPFSRFQADCPFLVGGQEHIHRLLRQLLEQGIQHLVLELPAQEEDYVHAARAFASLTAVRVQPGDAPAPT; this is encoded by the coding sequence ATGCCGATGCCAATCCAGGTCTTCACGACGTGCCCTCGCAGCGCGGAGCCGGAGGCCTTCCATTCGCGGGCCCTGCGCACCTTCGAGCTGACCGAGCGCGCGGGGTTCACCGGCACGCTCATCTACACGGGCAATGACGTCACGGTGGAGCCGTGGTTCCTGGCCCAGGAGCTCGTCACCCGCCATCCCCGGCTGAGCCCGCTGGTGGCCGTCAATCCCATCTACATGCACCCGTTCACCGTGGCGCGCTTCATCTCCGCGCTGGCGTCCATCCATGGGCGCCGCTGCCACCTCAACCTCGTGGCGGGCACGTCGCTGCGGGACCTGGAGGCCCTGGACGAGGAGCTCAGCCACGATGAGCGCTACCAGCGGGTCCGCGAGTTCGCGCGAATCGTGATGGGCCTGTGCTCCAGCACGAGCCCCTACTCCTTCGGTGGAGACTTCTACGGCGTCGCCAACCTCCTGCTCCGCCCACCGGTGCCGGCGGCGCTGCGCCCCGGCCTGTTCGTGGCGGGGCAGTCCGCCGGCGCCAGTCAGACCGCCACCGCGCTGCAGGCCTGCGGACTGGGCATGCTCCAGCCCGACCTGGGCGTGCTGCCCGCGGGCTCTCGTGGCGTGCACCTGGGCCTCGTCTGCCGCGACACGGACGCGCAGGCGTGGAGCGCGGCCCACGCGCTGTTCCCGCCCGACGAGCGGGGAGAGCGGATGCAGCGCTTCTCCGCGCGGAACACCGACGCCGTCTGGAAGGCCCGCATGCTGAGCCTGGCCGACGACAAGGTCGCGGGGGTCGAAGGCTATTGGTTGGAGCCCTTCAGCCGCTTCCAGGCGGACTGCCCCTTCCTCGTCGGCGGCCAGGAGCACATCCACCGCCTGCTGCGCCAGTTGTTGGAGCAGGGCATCCAGCACCTGGTGCTGGAGCTGCCCGCCCAGGAGGAGGACTACGTCCACGCCGCCCGGGCGTTCGCGTCCCTGACGGCGGTGCGGGTCCAGCCCGGCGACGCGCCAGCGCCCACGTGA
- a CDS encoding phosphotransferase family protein, with protein sequence MIGQTERSIGREWRGPLRELLGERPRRLELLHQGLRAQVLRCHLSDGKTVIVKASATLTPTARREGEALRFLTKGGASLAPALLARAKDRRLVVMEELAGEPLAGLLAREQVAGARGPLVAIARALGGFHGEQAARVEALPRALRGEYLQQAEDCVGLRERVGAVLERAGVTPARGFDAAWRALTERMGAPGDFLTLTHGDLAPSNVLLTERGPRLLDFEFSGARSALYDVMFWEFVVPFPRVLAGAMTRAYRAALARWLPAARDEARFRRELATLKTHRFYWWLTFRLGEALVRDDAHWVPGWRLRSAYLFYLQSYLTSSRGLAGDGPLSRTARRLHLRLRDQWKDRAGYPEGFLSPRGSGATGP encoded by the coding sequence ATGATTGGACAGACGGAGCGGAGCATCGGACGGGAATGGAGGGGACCCCTCCGGGAGCTGCTGGGTGAGCGCCCGCGCCGTCTGGAGTTGCTGCACCAGGGGCTGCGAGCCCAGGTGCTGCGCTGTCATCTGTCGGACGGAAAGACAGTCATCGTCAAGGCCTCCGCCACCCTGACGCCCACGGCGCGGCGGGAAGGGGAGGCATTGCGCTTCCTCACGAAGGGGGGGGCCTCCCTGGCCCCCGCGCTGCTGGCTCGCGCGAAGGACAGACGCCTGGTCGTCATGGAGGAGCTCGCCGGCGAGCCCCTGGCCGGGCTGCTGGCGCGCGAGCAGGTGGCGGGTGCGCGCGGGCCGCTGGTGGCCATCGCCAGGGCGCTCGGCGGCTTCCATGGAGAGCAGGCGGCCCGCGTGGAGGCCCTGCCCCGGGCGCTGAGGGGGGAATACCTCCAGCAGGCCGAGGACTGCGTGGGCCTGCGCGAGCGGGTCGGCGCGGTGCTGGAGCGAGCGGGCGTGACGCCCGCGCGGGGCTTCGACGCCGCCTGGCGGGCGCTGACCGAGCGGATGGGGGCTCCCGGGGACTTCCTGACGCTGACGCATGGCGACCTGGCGCCGTCGAACGTGCTGCTCACGGAGCGCGGGCCCCGGCTGCTGGACTTCGAGTTCTCCGGGGCGCGCAGCGCCCTCTATGACGTCATGTTCTGGGAGTTCGTCGTCCCGTTCCCTCGCGTGCTGGCGGGCGCGATGACCCGCGCGTACCGGGCCGCCCTCGCCAGGTGGCTGCCCGCCGCGCGCGACGAGGCGCGCTTCCGCCGGGAGCTGGCGACGCTGAAGACCCACCGCTTCTATTGGTGGCTGACCTTCCGGCTGGGTGAGGCGCTCGTCCGGGACGACGCCCATTGGGTCCCCGGCTGGCGCCTGCGGTCCGCCTATCTGTTCTATCTCCAGAGCTACCTCACCTCCTCTCGAGGGCTCGCCGGTGACGGCCCGTTGTCTCGAACTGCGCGTCGACTGCACCTGCGGCTGCGCGACCAGTGGAAGGACCGCGCGGGGTACCCGGAGGGCTTCCTGTCCCCGAGGGGCTCCGGGGCTACCGGCCCTTGA
- a CDS encoding DUF5916 domain-containing protein has protein sequence MGAQVDRRGARASRARAWCVLLLLAWGPAVLAQVPTVVVEGRYLQAHRVDKGPALDGVLDDDVWKQAAFTSDFLQKEPVQGSPASVKTEVAFVYDADALYVGARMSSPSPEDIETVMTRRDESGSAERLIISLDTYRDRRTAYSFAVTAAGVRVDWYHPEDHEYVVDLSFNPVWEARTQQTADGWVAELRIPFSQLRFDAANEQVWGLNIQRVIPRRNEDDFWVVVPRDITGWSSRFGELSGLHGVAPSRRIELLPYVTGDWRVDAGANPREGTPFEDRRAYSARVGVDGKVGLGPNLNLDVTVNPDFGQIDADPAQVNLTDFEVVVDERRPFFTEGSQLFNNNNTNNNGPAYFYSRRIGAAPRLRASADYVEPSRATPIWGAAKLTGRLSSGLSLGVLGALTGEGYADTYDFTSQEQGRVKVDSRTGFGVLRAQQELGRGSTVGATLTTVHRDIGEGEGRTGELAREAYTGGADFRLRLRDGEYIVSGFAGGSLVRGDPAAISRLQRSSARYFQRPDQTYVRLDPESRSMSGYTVGAKVVRQSGEHWLWNGSVGVESPGFELNELGRLSTTDDVDLNLGLYYRETNPGTFLRGYKVGLLTYGNWNHGGTRTVNQFMFNGEVTFPNFWEASLLVTYYPRAFSDQLTRGGPLMQTPQGLEANLLLNNNASGTNLWEVDALAWTYEDGSGGGTLTGTVTVQPLRNLRLSVEPVGSLYTEARQYMATLDGGREETYARRYVFGAVRRRELALRFRANLFITPDLSLEAYAEPFASSGVFSAPGELARARGRQLRRYGQDGTSLSRGEGGDWDVTDGASGFQLVNQDFNVRSFRSNVVLRWEWRPGSTLYAVWQQDRSADSLGGNALAPKALGDALLSPGGHTFALKLSWWFPAG, from the coding sequence GTGGGGGCCCAGGTCGACAGACGCGGTGCGCGCGCGAGCCGGGCACGGGCCTGGTGCGTCCTGCTGCTGCTGGCGTGGGGGCCCGCTGTCCTCGCGCAGGTGCCCACCGTGGTGGTGGAGGGGCGCTACCTCCAGGCGCACCGGGTGGACAAGGGGCCGGCGCTGGACGGCGTGCTGGATGACGACGTGTGGAAGCAGGCCGCGTTCACCAGCGACTTCCTCCAGAAGGAGCCCGTGCAGGGCTCGCCCGCCTCGGTGAAGACCGAGGTCGCCTTCGTGTACGACGCGGACGCGCTCTACGTGGGCGCGCGCATGTCCAGCCCGAGCCCGGAGGACATCGAGACGGTGATGACCCGGCGGGACGAGAGCGGCTCGGCCGAGCGGCTCATCATCTCCCTGGACACCTACCGCGACAGGCGCACGGCCTACAGCTTCGCCGTCACCGCGGCCGGGGTGCGGGTGGACTGGTACCACCCGGAGGACCACGAGTACGTCGTCGACCTGTCCTTCAACCCGGTGTGGGAGGCGCGCACCCAGCAGACGGCGGACGGGTGGGTGGCGGAGCTGCGCATCCCCTTCTCGCAGCTGCGCTTCGACGCGGCCAACGAGCAGGTGTGGGGCCTCAACATCCAGCGCGTCATCCCGCGTCGCAACGAGGACGACTTCTGGGTGGTGGTGCCGCGCGACATCACCGGCTGGTCCTCTCGCTTCGGTGAGCTGTCGGGCCTGCACGGCGTGGCGCCCTCGCGTCGCATCGAGCTGTTGCCGTACGTGACGGGGGACTGGCGCGTGGACGCGGGCGCCAATCCGCGCGAGGGCACGCCCTTCGAGGACCGGCGCGCGTACTCGGCGCGGGTGGGCGTGGACGGCAAGGTGGGGCTGGGGCCCAACCTGAACCTGGACGTGACGGTGAACCCGGACTTCGGGCAGATCGACGCGGACCCGGCCCAGGTGAACCTCACGGACTTCGAGGTGGTGGTGGACGAGCGGCGGCCCTTCTTCACGGAGGGCAGCCAGCTGTTCAACAACAACAACACGAACAACAACGGGCCCGCCTACTTCTACTCGCGGCGCATCGGCGCGGCGCCTCGGTTGCGCGCCAGCGCGGACTACGTGGAGCCCTCGCGGGCGACGCCCATCTGGGGCGCGGCGAAGCTCACCGGGCGCCTGTCGTCGGGGTTGTCGCTGGGGGTGCTCGGCGCCCTCACGGGGGAAGGGTACGCGGACACGTACGACTTCACGTCCCAGGAGCAGGGGCGCGTGAAGGTGGACTCGCGCACGGGCTTCGGCGTGCTGCGCGCGCAGCAGGAGCTGGGCAGGGGCTCGACGGTGGGCGCCACGCTCACCACCGTCCACCGCGACATCGGCGAGGGCGAGGGGCGCACGGGGGAGCTGGCGCGCGAGGCGTACACGGGCGGCGCGGACTTCCGGCTGCGGCTGCGCGACGGCGAATACATCGTCTCCGGCTTCGCGGGCGGCAGCCTGGTGCGAGGAGACCCCGCAGCCATCAGCCGGCTGCAGCGCTCCAGCGCGCGCTACTTCCAGCGGCCGGACCAGACCTACGTCCGATTGGACCCGGAGTCCCGCTCGATGTCGGGCTACACCGTGGGCGCGAAGGTGGTGCGCCAGAGCGGTGAGCACTGGCTGTGGAACGGCAGCGTGGGCGTGGAGTCACCGGGCTTCGAGCTCAACGAGCTGGGCCGGTTGAGCACCACGGACGACGTGGACCTGAACCTGGGGCTGTACTACCGCGAGACGAACCCGGGCACGTTTCTTCGCGGCTACAAGGTGGGCCTCTTGACGTACGGCAACTGGAACCACGGCGGCACGCGCACCGTGAACCAGTTCATGTTCAACGGCGAGGTGACCTTCCCCAACTTCTGGGAGGCGAGCCTGCTCGTCACCTACTACCCGCGCGCGTTCTCGGACCAGCTGACGCGCGGCGGTCCGCTGATGCAGACGCCCCAGGGGCTGGAGGCGAACCTGCTCCTGAACAACAACGCCTCCGGGACGAACCTGTGGGAGGTGGACGCGCTGGCGTGGACGTACGAGGACGGCAGCGGCGGTGGCACGTTGACGGGCACCGTCACCGTGCAGCCCCTGCGCAACCTGCGCCTGTCGGTGGAGCCCGTGGGCTCGCTGTACACGGAGGCCCGTCAGTACATGGCCACGCTGGACGGCGGCCGGGAGGAGACGTATGCGCGGCGCTACGTCTTCGGCGCGGTGCGACGCCGTGAGCTGGCGCTGCGCTTTCGCGCCAACCTCTTCATCACCCCGGACCTGAGCCTGGAGGCCTACGCGGAGCCCTTCGCGTCCAGCGGCGTCTTCAGCGCGCCCGGTGAGCTGGCCCGCGCGCGCGGACGTCAGCTGCGCAGGTACGGACAGGACGGCACGTCGCTGTCGCGCGGCGAGGGCGGGGACTGGGACGTGACGGACGGCGCGAGCGGTTTTCAACTGGTCAACCAGGACTTCAACGTCCGCTCCTTCCGCAGCAACGTGGTGCTGCGCTGGGAGTGGCGCCCGGGCAGCACGCTCTACGCGGTGTGGCAGCAGGACCGCTCCGCCGACTCGCTCGGGGGCAACGCGCTGGCGCCCAAGGCGCTGGGCGACGCGCTGCTGAGCCCAGGGGGACACACCTTCGCGCTCAAGCTGTCGTGGTGGTTCCCCGCGGGCTGA
- a CDS encoding TauD/TfdA family dioxygenase: MDLRVLSDVSQRALPGAPPCLLALGPEREGVDLVEWGRAHAEALRHLLSQRPAMLFRGFRVPGVEAFERFAECIQPSLAEYQERSTPRTEVSGKVYTSTEYPANETIPQHNEMSYASAWPMKLFFHCVQPSLEGGATPIADSRAVLECLSPEVRERFTRQRVMYVRNYGTGVDLPWQKVFQTEDRAQVDAYCERVGMQVEWLGGNRLRTRSVRPAVMKHPLTGEDVWFNQAHLFHVSNLGPKVSAAMRMVFKEEDLPRNSLYGDGTPISDADLEEVREAFLKTTFAFPWQAGDVMLLDNMLVTHGRTPFSGARRVVVAMGEMRSERDR, from the coding sequence TTGGATCTGCGAGTTCTGTCGGACGTGTCGCAGCGTGCGCTGCCGGGGGCACCGCCGTGTCTGCTGGCGCTCGGCCCCGAGCGGGAAGGCGTGGACCTGGTCGAGTGGGGACGTGCTCACGCAGAGGCCCTGCGGCACCTGCTCTCACAGCGGCCGGCCATGCTCTTCCGTGGCTTTCGTGTGCCAGGCGTGGAGGCGTTCGAGCGCTTCGCGGAGTGTATCCAACCGTCCCTGGCCGAGTATCAGGAACGTTCCACTCCGCGTACGGAAGTCAGTGGGAAGGTGTACACATCCACGGAGTACCCGGCGAACGAGACCATCCCGCAACACAATGAAATGTCGTACGCGTCGGCCTGGCCGATGAAGTTGTTCTTTCACTGCGTACAACCTTCTCTGGAGGGTGGGGCGACACCCATCGCAGACAGCCGGGCCGTCCTGGAATGCCTCTCACCCGAAGTGCGGGAGCGTTTCACCCGTCAGAGGGTGATGTATGTGAGAAATTACGGCACGGGCGTTGATCTCCCCTGGCAGAAAGTCTTTCAGACGGAGGACCGGGCCCAGGTGGACGCGTACTGTGAGCGTGTGGGAATGCAGGTGGAGTGGTTGGGTGGAAATCGCTTGCGGACCCGCTCGGTGCGCCCGGCGGTCATGAAGCACCCCCTCACCGGAGAGGATGTCTGGTTCAACCAGGCGCATCTTTTCCACGTATCCAACCTGGGGCCGAAGGTGAGCGCGGCGATGCGGATGGTCTTCAAGGAGGAGGACTTGCCGCGCAACAGCCTGTACGGGGACGGCACGCCCATCAGCGACGCGGACCTGGAGGAGGTGCGGGAGGCGTTCCTGAAGACGACGTTCGCCTTCCCCTGGCAGGCGGGAGACGTGATGCTGCTGGACAACATGCTCGTCACCCACGGCCGGACGCCCTTCTCGGGGGCGCGTCGGGTGGTGGTGGCGATGGGCGAGATGCGCTCCGAGCGCGACCGCTGA
- a CDS encoding MFS transporter: MRHRDFALIWCGQLVSGLGDWLRNMALLFWVFSVTGGESPVATAAITVATTAPALLLGLTAGTLADRWERRSVMVFCDAARCVLSLLQLVAVAKQSLPLAYAVAFCSSAVEQLYDPARVALIRSTVPREDLVAASSLRQATTSAIMILGMALGTGIYFVLGPWVSFALDSASFLVAMCINLAIRARCVSAPSAPGASVLREAKEGLAYVRGSVFVRSLLGLGALAMAASGLIEVVQLYLVTRELGLPEDRLAWLGTTLGVSMFAGFAVAGSLHRRLRLEWLPGLGLGVCGLGVLLMAVAPSLTVAMGGMVFIGLGNVLLNVGLGPLMQTHVELGLLGRVMGVFRSVSTACLLVGASSAGYLIDLLDTRRITGLAGVILMVAALVAGTRLARAVTALRAAPRVEPPRAAVTVE, encoded by the coding sequence CTGAGACATCGTGACTTCGCGCTCATCTGGTGTGGCCAGCTGGTCTCCGGACTCGGGGACTGGCTGCGCAACATGGCGCTCCTGTTCTGGGTCTTCTCCGTCACCGGGGGCGAGTCCCCCGTGGCCACGGCGGCCATCACCGTGGCCACGACGGCGCCCGCGCTGCTGTTGGGGCTGACGGCGGGGACGCTGGCGGACCGGTGGGAGCGCCGCAGCGTGATGGTGTTCTGTGACGCCGCACGGTGCGTGCTGAGCCTGTTGCAGCTGGTGGCGGTGGCGAAGCAGAGCCTGCCGCTGGCGTACGCGGTGGCGTTCTGCTCGAGCGCGGTGGAGCAGCTGTATGACCCGGCGCGGGTGGCGTTGATCCGCTCGACGGTGCCGCGTGAGGACCTGGTGGCGGCAAGCTCCCTGCGGCAGGCCACGACGAGCGCCATCATGATCCTGGGCATGGCGCTGGGCACGGGCATCTACTTCGTGCTGGGGCCGTGGGTGAGCTTCGCGCTCGACTCGGCGTCCTTCCTGGTGGCCATGTGCATCAACCTGGCCATCCGCGCGCGCTGCGTGAGCGCGCCGTCCGCGCCCGGCGCGTCCGTGCTGCGCGAGGCGAAGGAGGGGCTCGCGTATGTCCGGGGCAGCGTGTTCGTGCGCAGCCTGTTGGGGCTGGGCGCGCTGGCGATGGCGGCCTCGGGGCTCATCGAGGTGGTGCAGCTCTACCTGGTGACGCGGGAGCTGGGGCTGCCCGAGGACCGGCTGGCGTGGCTGGGCACGACGCTGGGCGTGTCCATGTTCGCGGGCTTCGCCGTGGCGGGCAGCCTGCACCGGCGGCTGCGGCTGGAGTGGCTGCCGGGGCTGGGGCTGGGCGTGTGCGGCCTGGGCGTGCTGCTGATGGCGGTGGCGCCGAGCCTCACGGTGGCCATGGGCGGCATGGTGTTCATCGGCCTGGGCAACGTGCTGCTCAACGTGGGCCTGGGGCCGCTGATGCAGACGCACGTGGAGCTGGGGCTGCTCGGCCGGGTGATGGGCGTCTTCCGCTCCGTGAGCACCGCGTGCCTGCTGGTGGGCGCGAGCAGCGCGGGCTACCTCATCGACCTGCTGGACACGCGGCGAATCACGGGGCTCGCGGGCGTCATCCTGATGGTGGCGGCGCTCGTGGCGGGCACCCGGCTGGCCCGCGCCGTCACCGCGCTGCGCGCCGCTCCCCGGGTGGAGCCTCCTCGCGCGGCCGTCACCGTGGAGTGA